GGCGCTCCAACTAATACAGCGACCGGTGAGACGTCTTGCGGGGCTACTGGGGCCGGCGTAATATGCGGCGTTGCTCAATTGAACGCGCTGCGCATCTACTTCGCCGACCCCGTTTCCGCGACGACCAGGTCTTTCGATCGAGACGGCGTATCCGGAGCATTGCTGTTCACTGGCGTTGTGTTCGACGTCAGCGACTAAGTCCTATCACGTCCAGAGTTCTTCCCGCCCGCGGCCTGCTCCAGATTTGACCCCGGAGCGAGCCGCGTGGTGTGGGAGGCTAACGAAACCACGCGCTAATCAGGTTGCTGAACGGGAGTGAAAACTTATGAATTCTGAAATCAAGTTCGCAAGCATTTTAAGCTTCATCTTTATAATTTTTGCATGTTTTGCAGGAACGACTTCTGCAACAGATGTCGAAGCTCAGGGGTTTCGGCGCGGCCACCGGGAGGCGCTGGGAGCGCGTTTCGACGCCTCCGCGTCACAGGAAAAGCAGGCCATAGAACCGGCAGCCGGTCTGGACTTAATTCATCGTTGGAACTCGATTGCCATCAATGCAAGTGGACTCGATCATACGCCGGTGGCACAAGGTGAAAACCGTGTTTTTGGCGAACAGTTAGGCCCCGGACGTTCCAGCCGGGCGATTGCAATCGTTCACATCGCGATCGTTGATGTGTTAAATGCTATCGTTGGCGGTTATGAAAGTTATACTGGCATTGCTTCAGCGCCTGCCGACGCTTCTTCAGACGCCGCCATTGCGCAGGCTGCTAATGATACTCTCATGGTGCTCTTTCCATCGCAGAAAAAGAGTTTCGATCACCTTCTTGCCCAAGATTTAAATCAAATTCCAAACGGGCCCGCCAAGTCGCATGGTGTTCATCTCGGGAAGAAAGAGGCAAAGGCCATTTTGGTTCTTAGAACACCGGACGGCTCACAACAGGCGGAGCAGCGCGTCGGCATTGAATTCATCTGCAGCATAAAGCCCGGCAAATGGCGTCAGGACCCGATTAGCATGATCCCGCTCGCGCTGGGAGCATACTGGAAAAATGTCCAGCCATTTGTAATTAGGTCCGCCACTCAATTCCGAGTTTCGCCTCCGCCTGCTTTGGCTAGCCCGGAGTACGCCGCTGCGTTCAAAGAGGTAAAAGCTCTTGGAGGTAACGGAAAAAATACGCCGACGCGTCGCACAAAAGAGCAGACCAGGATCGGAATCTACTGGGCTTATGATGGAACCCCAAGTCTCTGTGCGCCACCGCGGTTGTACAACCAGATTGCGATGCAAATTGCCGACCAGATGGGCACGAATGGTATCGAGCTTGCTCGTCTGTTAGCTCTTGTGAACACGGCAATGGCTGATGCGGGGGTCGCGATTTGGGAGTCCAAGTATCATTACCAGTTTTGGCGCCCGATCACCGGGATTCGCGAAGCCGATATAGGAACAGGGCCTACTGGCGCCGGCGATGGCAATCCCGCGACTCACGGAGACCCGAAGTTCTTACCGCTCGGAGCTCCTGCCAGCAACCTGCAGGGTCCCAACTTCACGCCGCCTTTTCCTGCTTACCCATCCAGACATGCAGGTTTCGGGGGCGCACTCTTCGAAATCCTGCGCAAGTTCTACAAAACTGACAATATTGCTTTCACGTTTGTATCCGATGAGTTCAATGGTGTAACAATGAACCATCGCGGACGTGTTCGCCCGCTCATTCCTCGCAGTTTTTCCTCACTCTCGCAGGCTGAAGAAGAAAATGGACAGAGCCGAATTTACCTGGGGATCCATTGGGCCTTTGATAAAACGAAAGGGATCGAGCAGGGCAGACGTGTCGCAGATTACGTATTTAAGAAAGCTTTCGTACCAGCGCAATGAATGAATACAATCTCAGGAACGTTTGATCCAGAAAACTATGGTTTGAAAAGAAAAATTCAATGTTCTAAACATGATCTATAAAATTCATACTACAAAAATCATATTTACGGTAATGTAAATGCAACGACTGACGAAGACAAAGCGCGTTTACCTATTGTTGACTTATTAGATGTTCCCTGGTGCTTACCAATGAGACGTAATGGTGAGATGCGACAACGGTGAAAACTGGCTTCCCTCGTTGAGTCCTTGTAGAACTGATTCTTCCTAAACCGTGCTGTTGGAAAACGGAAAGGACATGGCACAACTCTGACACAAAAGCCTTTGATCGGATTGATTTGTCGTCGATAGATTAAGAAAGAGGTCCGAAGAAGTAACACGGGATTATGCCGAAGAGAGGACTCGAACCTCCACGAAGGATAACCCTCACTAGACCCTGAATCTAGCGCGTCTACCAATTCCGCCACTTCGGCAATACTTTCACCGCAGAGTACGCAGAGAGCGCCGAGCCAAGAATGAATTGTTCTCTGGTTACTCAACTCAAGAGCACGAAATTATACCACGATAGACTCGTGATTTCCGGGGCCATTTGCAAGTAGAAGAATGATGAATTCACCACGGAGTCACGGAGGACACGGAGCCGGATGTAAAGGGCGCTGCTAACAATCAAATCTTCACGGATGTCCCGTCAGAATTTTGACGAATTCCAAACAGTCATAGAGAAGGAAATTGCTGGAATGCGTTTTGCTGGTTGTGCGGGCTAGAGGTAAAAAATGAAAACGAGAAATTCTTTATATCTGTTACTGATTTCGTTCTTGCTACTTGCCGGTTGTGATGCTTTTCAGGACGCTGATCCTTACCCCTATGATGTTTTGGCGCAAGGAACAAGTAGTGGCATCAGGACTCCGGTGGAGCAAATCATAGACACGAGAACTGAGTGGCAGCAGTTCTGGCAAATGCACACATCGCGAACAAGTCCTCCGCTACCGCTTCCGGAAGTCGATTTTGCTGCTTCTCTGCTTGTCGCGCTCTATGCCGGCGACCAACCGACCAACGGCTACTCCATTGCCATCATCGCTGTAAGAGAAAAAAATTCCGATGTGCGCATCGACTACAGAATAGCCGGGTCCGGGGGTCCGCTTCCCACTGTAACTCAACCCTTTGCGATTTTGAGAATGCAAAGGCCAACAGGAGGCATCAGCATCAGGAAAGGCTAACCGATAAAGAGAAAAGGAGATAATCCAGATCGGAGGATTGACCGGATAATTTTTATTTTCTCTGCGATCTCTGCGGTGAAATAACTACGACTTTATGGGAGTGATGTGGCGAAGCACTGATTAAAAAGTTTCCAGAAAACTTTATCCGACGAAAATCGAAAATGGACAACCCCACTTCGTTTTGGCTTATTTACTGCGTCTACAATGAGCGTCGCAGTCTTGCCTGTCCAATCAACATCGCGGATTGCTATCAATTCACGGTATATTTTTCCGAATCTGCCTTTTGATTCGTTGTAATCCCGAAATTCATAGATGAAACCACTGGGAGCATGCAACGTATAGTACTTTCCTTTGGTTTCGTCAAAATGCAGCATCGGATCTCTGCTGGTGAGGCGCACGTAGGCCGGAGGTAAGATGTAAAATTGCTTTCCTTCCAACCTGGTTGCTGTGTCAAATTGAATACCGGGCCGGGGCGATTCGGGATTCCATGCCGGAGTAGTGGAATTCTGTTTCTTTGTGAGAGTGGGACTCAAAGTAAGTTCGGAATCAGCCAGAATATCGACCGGTCTTTTCCAGTCCTCATATCCATTCAAGCTAATTCGGATTTCATGCTTGCCGGCTTCAATTTTAAGGACCGCGGGCGCGTTTCCAACAAAGGCATCATCCACGAAGATATCAGCCCCTTCAGGAGAACAATTAACCCAGACGGTAGCAGTTTTTTTGTCAGAGTCTTCTGATTCCAGCGCGTTCACCAAAAATGCAGCGCAAAAGAGTAGTAGCAAAGCGAGACGGAGCACTTTCATAGAACAATGGTAAAAGCGTCTTTGCGTTGACTCGCGTCGCTGCGTCTCCGCGTCAAAGACGCGAAAACTCGAAGACGCGTCAACGCGTCGACGCGAGTCATTTCGTTATTCCAGAACGATTATCACAACACGCCGGTTCGTGGAACGTCCTTTCTTGGTTTTGTTATCAGTAAGCGGGCGGGTTTCCCCGTAACTGATTGTAGAGATTCGGTGCAGCGGGATGCCATTTTCCGAAAGATACCGGCGCACAGCA
Above is a genomic segment from bacterium containing:
- a CDS encoding protease complex subunit PrcB family protein, coding for MKTRNSLYLLLISFLLLAGCDAFQDADPYPYDVLAQGTSSGIRTPVEQIIDTRTEWQQFWQMHTSRTSPPLPLPEVDFAASLLVALYAGDQPTNGYSIAIIAVREKNSDVRIDYRIAGSGGPLPTVTQPFAILRMQRPTGGISIRKG
- a CDS encoding vanadium-dependent haloperoxidase, with the translated sequence MNSEIKFASILSFIFIIFACFAGTTSATDVEAQGFRRGHREALGARFDASASQEKQAIEPAAGLDLIHRWNSIAINASGLDHTPVAQGENRVFGEQLGPGRSSRAIAIVHIAIVDVLNAIVGGYESYTGIASAPADASSDAAIAQAANDTLMVLFPSQKKSFDHLLAQDLNQIPNGPAKSHGVHLGKKEAKAILVLRTPDGSQQAEQRVGIEFICSIKPGKWRQDPISMIPLALGAYWKNVQPFVIRSATQFRVSPPPALASPEYAAAFKEVKALGGNGKNTPTRRTKEQTRIGIYWAYDGTPSLCAPPRLYNQIAMQIADQMGTNGIELARLLALVNTAMADAGVAIWESKYHYQFWRPITGIREADIGTGPTGAGDGNPATHGDPKFLPLGAPASNLQGPNFTPPFPAYPSRHAGFGGALFEILRKFYKTDNIAFTFVSDEFNGVTMNHRGRVRPLIPRSFSSLSQAEEENGQSRIYLGIHWAFDKTKGIEQGRRVADYVFKKAFVPAQ
- a CDS encoding PEGA domain-containing protein; amino-acid sequence: MKVLRLALLLLFCAAFLVNALESEDSDKKTATVWVNCSPEGADIFVDDAFVGNAPAVLKIEAGKHEIRISLNGYEDWKRPVDILADSELTLSPTLTKKQNSTTPAWNPESPRPGIQFDTATRLEGKQFYILPPAYVRLTSRDPMLHFDETKGKYYTLHAPSGFIYEFRDYNESKGRFGKIYRELIAIRDVDWTGKTATLIVDAVNKPKRSGVVHFRFSSDKVFWKLFNQCFATSLP